Genomic DNA from Methylocystis sp. MJC1:
CACGCAGCAGGAGGGCGGCCTGCATCTGTTCGACGAATTCGAACCATGTCTGCGCCCGATTGGGCCGCTTGAACAGCTTCGCGACGGGATGATCTTCGACGATGTCGAAACTGCCATCCTTGAGCGGCCGTCGAAGCGTCGGCGCGCAGCGGGCGACGTCTTCGCTGCGGATCGAGACGCAGGCGTAGACGGTCGAAACCGTCATCGCCGTCGCCTGGCTGATCAGGACGCCGGCGGCGGAAGGGATCGCCCCGAGAGTCGGAAGAAAGCCCTGAGCCGGAATGCCGCCGCCGATCGATTTTGTGACGGCTGGCGGCGCCGGGGATTTACGCGAGAACGGCCACATGGATCAGCCGCCGATCCTGAGAACGCGCATTTCCTGTTCTTCGTAGATCGACGGTTGGCGGGCCGCGGAGGGCTCTGGATTCATGCTCATCAGCGCAGCCGCGTCGAAAAGCGCCATGAGCGGATCGATTTTCGCCGTGCCGCTCGCCGCCTTGGTGATGAGAGCGGCGTTTCCCTTGAGTTCGACTTTGGCGTTGGACACGGCCCAGGCAAGGAGGCCGGAGCCGGTATGCCAGAAGCTAGCGTCAGCGAGCTTGCGCTCAAGCGTCTTCATCGGGCCCATCAGCTTATAGCCCTGCGAGACCCCGCAGATTTGGTCATCATCGATCCCGGCTTCCGCCAGGGCGTCGACGATCGCGCCGACCCCGGCCGGGTCGAGGCCGATCGCCGCCTTGTCCGGCAGCAAACCAGCATCCGCGAGACGCCGCACAATGGCGACCAGGCCTTTGACATCCTCGCCGAGCGTTTCGACGATGGTGAGGTCGCCCTCGGTCTCGAAAGTCGTCAGCTCTTGCGAGATGCTCTTGCGCCGTGCGAGCGCCGCGCGAAATGCGAAGGCGTGTCCCCAGGCGAGCCATTCGCGCGTCTCGCGATCGCGGCCGATCACGCCGAGACCGAGAAGATCGTCGAGGCCGCCGCCATCGATGCCGACGACGGCGACGTCGCAGCGCTCGATCAGCGTTTCGAGCGTAAGACCGGGGAGGCCGGCGTCGGCCCAATGATCCGCGCCCACCCAGCGGTCCGAGCGCAGGCCAAGACCGACCTCAATATTCAGATGCTGCGAGGCCCAGCCGATAAGTTCGGCTTCGCCGTCCTGTTTCGCGGTCTGGTAAAGCGCGTAGAGGCGCGGGATTGTGATGGAGCGGCCGAGATTTGGGGTCACCATGGGCCAGAGCGCCGGGTCCTCCCATGGATAAGCGCCGTCGGCGTTCTTCTTGGCGCGCCCGATTTCCTCGGGGAACTCGTAGAGCACTGCAAGTAGAGCATCAGCGCGGCGACCGTCGCGGACATCGCGAGCGCGGGTGAGCTCGCGCTTGAAGACGCCCGCGGGAGGCCGCTCCGATTGCGTAGTGATGAAGGCCAAAAAAGCCTCGGGCTGAGAGATCATGCCGCTGCGCAACTGCCTGATGACGCGATCGGCTTCCGGCGCCGTTCCAATGAGGTGCACTTCGTCGATCAACGCGCCGACCGGCTTCGTGCCGGTGAGGACGTTTGGGTCGAAAGATTTGATCTGCAGAAAGCCGCCGGTTTTCGAGTCCGTGATCTTCTTGATGTGGTTTTGCACATGAAAGCGGCCGGAAAGATAAGGGTCGAGGGCGATGGCGCCGAGAGCCTGATTGAATGATAGCTCGGCGATAAGCTTGGTCGGCGCGACGAAGAGAAACGCGGCATTCGGGCGCTCGTTGAGGATGAGCGCGGCGAGCATCAGCAAGGCGCCGCCGGTCGTCTTGCTGTTCTTCTTGGGCACTAGAGCAAACAGCTCCGGAACCATCCGATGGAGAGTTTGTGGCGAGACCGAACCGAGCAGCGCCGCGGCGATCTCACGGAACCATTGACCGGACGCCGACTCCATCGTCGGATTGTCCTTGACGTCCGCGAGCCGCAAACGATTGAATACAGCGACAGCGCGATCCGCCTGGTCGCGGAAGATCGGCAGGTCCGGGATCAGGGAGCGACCCTCCCGGATGCGCTCGCGCCAATCCGGAACGGCGAAATTCCATGCAGCGGTCAATGCGGTCTGTTCGACGCGCCGAGCAGGCGCTCCCATTCGCTTTTCGCGTCGATCGCAGTTTCCGCCGCGTCGTCATCACCGGCAAGCGGCAGGTCTGCCTGACCGGGCGGTGGCGGCGCTTTCGTCGCGAGCAACGCTTGCGTGATAGCGAAGCGATAGCGAGGATTGAGGCCGAGCCTGTCTTCGAGAGAGGCGAGGCACGCCTCGATATCTTTGCGCATCCGAAACTCCGGCCGGGGCCGGACCAGCTCCTCGACATGCTCCGAAGACGTCTTGTAGCTGTGACCCTCCTTTTCGAGAGTGTCGGTCAGCGAAATCCACTCGGCCATGTATTGGACGTAACGCCCCAGCGCGTTGTAATCGGTCGACTGCAGAAAGCGGATCGAAGCCAGCTCCTCGTGCAACTTCACCCAAAGCGCGCGGGCCACACGATTGACCAACCACTTTGGCGCGCTGCCGCGAGTGCTTTTAGGTTTCCGGGCCATCAGACCATGTGAAAAAAAGTTTTCAGACTTTCAGCGGTCAAAAATCTGCGCGTGAGGGGCAGTCCGATTTCTAGTCGGCACGCCGGGCGCGGATTTAACCCCCACCCCCAACCGACCAACAATCATTGGTGGGTTACCGGGCGCGCCTTGCTGCCTTGGCTTTCGCCGTCTTCCGATTGCTGCATGGGGCGCAAAGGGTCTGGCCGTTGTTTGGGTCGAGCCGCGCGCCGCCGTCCTCGATCTCGACGACATGGTCAGCGATCAGTCGGACGCCGTGCCCATGCGCGCCACACTCGACGCATCGATGGCCATCCCGCTGCTTCACCTCCGCGGCCCAAGCCTTATGGGCGGCAGACTGGTAATGCGCGGCGTTCGCTCCGCCGTCTGACGGGAGCATCCTGACGCGCGACGTAGGCGCCGCCTTGATACGCGGTTTGAGGAGCTTGAGGGCCAAGGGCAAGCTTCGCACTTACGCCCGCTTGCGCTGGCGTAGTTTGACGTCGGGCTCGATCGGACGCTTTCGGCATTGCACCACGAGCGCGACGTGGCCGGCTTCAACAAACAAGGGCGCCGACCCGCCGAATTTAGACGTATCGAGTATCAAGCTGCGACGGTTGTCAACCCTCTCGACAACGCCCTTCCATCCGATCGCAGGCCCTTGCGTCACTTCGACAGTGTCGCCAACAGCTATTTGCATAGCCATGACGGCGGTCCCGAACGAGTCGGATTTCTTGTAGAACTCAATCATTTCGGCCGACACGACAACCGGCCTTTCGCCATCCTTGCAGCGCACGACGCCTGCCGCCAAAGGCATGTGGAAAATTTTCTCACAGAGCCCCTTCGTCATCGCCACGCGGAGGAAGATCAGCGGCCCGAAGCGCGAAACTTTGCGAACCGAAGCAGCGCGCCTCATCACGCCGCCCGCCATGATGCGTCGAGTTGTTCGCACGACCTCCACCAAGTGGAGCACTTCTGCGCTTCCCATGAAGGCCGCTTCCAGCGCGATCGAAAGTTCGAACTCCTTCCCCTCGATTGCTTCAACCACATACCAAGCCGGCTCCTGTTCGGCTTGTTCCCAAAACTTCCGATTGACGTCGTTTGCCCGCGCCGTTTGCGCCATCGCCGCTCGCCCTTCCATTTCATCGCCGAACGCCATCCACGCCACACCGACTAAAGTGTCCCACCTGTCCCACCTTGATCAAACAAAAAATAAAGGTGGGACACGCATAACCGTATGATCTCACGCCGTTTGTCCCACCTGTCCCACCTGTCCCACCTATTTTGCCATTCCGACCGCGCCGGCCCTTTTGTCCGAACCGCCGAAAAAGGTGGGACAGGTGGGACAGGTGGGACGACGCCCCTGAATTCAGTTGCTTACAGTGTCCCACCTCTATGCTGCACATGCGAGAAGGTGGGACAGGTGGGACACTTTCAACTCGCGTCTAGCTCCGCTTCTTCGTCGGGCACGGCTTCGCCCCAAGGAAACGCCTGCTTCAGCGCCGCATCGAAACTGCGCTTGCATTGCCCAAGCGAGGGGAAACGCAGGCACCAAACGCGCCGCGTGACCTGGACGGTCTTCAGTGTCTCTTCGTCCCAGACCTCGACTTCTTCGACGGAGCGCACGCGCTCGACACCCGGCACTAAGCGGCGCAGCGCAATCCCGAACTCAGTCTCGCTCGCCTTGCGCCGAACGCCGATCCTCTCATTTGTGCGGAGGTAATCGTTGAAGAGCGTCGCGGCCGGCACTTTCTCGCGCCAGGCGCCCGCACGATGCGTCTGCGCGCCGTCTTCGAGGCGCTGAAGCCACCAGGCCGCAATCGGATCGAGCGACCGAATTTTCTGCTCCAGTAGCGCAGCGGTTTTCGGAATCACGCGGAGGTTAGGCGCGTCCGGCGCGTCGAGATCGACCTCCAGCAAATCCGCCAACAGCGCCTCTCTCCCGCCATCGTTCAGCTCGGCGTAAAGCTTTGCGAAGCGGCCGTGATCTTCCTTCCAATGCTCCGCCACGTCGAAACAGGCGAAGCGGCGTTCATCCATGCCGGCCGGCACAACCCAGCTTTCATTGGACGAGAAGAGCAGCCGCACATAATTGTCGAGGCGTATCGGATCGACGCCCTTGGCTTCGATCATCTGCTTGGGCGCAGTGACGAGCCCCTTCAGCCGGCCTTCCGCCGCCTTGTCGCCGGCCCAAATGCCCTCATCCACCTGCAGAAGGATGCAAGAGCCCATATGGGCGTTGAACTGGCCGACAAGGTAACGCGGATCGTCGACGAGGAAATAATGCGAAGCGAAGAGCGAGCCGATGACGTCGCCGACGACCGTCTTGCCCGTGCCCATCTTGCCGCGCAGCACGATCGCCGTGCCGATGCGCTCGCGCGGCCTCTGGACGAGATGCGCGAACCAGTGCCAAACCCAGCGATAGATTCGATAGTCGCTATCGCAGATGTTCGCCTTCACGTGATCCTGAAAGGTGAAATATTTCTTCCAGCGCTCCTTGGCGGGCGTTTGCCTGTCCGGCGAGACAGAGAAACCTCGCCACAAATTGAAATAGCCCTTCGTCCCCGGCGCGTTGTTGGGATCGGGAAAGAACTCGATGCCGTCATAGGTGCGCCGCCGCGCGTGCTTGAGCCAATAGGGCGCGACGGACACATAGCGGCGGACGGTCTGGTAAGAGCCGTCTTCCTGCCGCTCGCGCTTGAGCACGGGACGAAACTGGTTCTGGAAATAGGCCTTGAAGGCGTCGACCGAGAGAACGCGGGTGCGATCCTCGATCGGCGCGTCGGGCATTTCGCGTATGACAACGGCGCGCGAGCCCATCAGGACGAAGCACCACTCGCAGTTGAACTCGTCTATGAAATCGCGCGGCCCATCATCCCCATCTTCCGGCGGCGGCGCGTCATTCTCCGGCGGCTCAGCGTCGCCGCCATTCTGCGCCTGAGCATCGCCAGGCGCAGCGGCCGCATTGCCCGACGCCAACGCCGCCTTGCGCGCGCCTGGGAAGGCCAGGATTTCGGCGCCCTCGACAACCTGGACGATGTCATCTTTTCCCATCACGCCGCCTCGCCCTCTAACGCGCGCATGCGCATATCGTTGAAATCCGCGCCCTCCTTGCTCATCGCGAGCTTGATGGTGAGAGAGGGATATTCACGCGAAAATCGCTTCGCCCCGCGAAGCAGCGCGAGCCGCGTCGTGAAAGGATCGCTGTCGCCGTCGCCGAGCAGGATCAGCTCTTCGACGGAAGGCGGCACATAGATCACGCGCCAATCGTCCTGCGGCGCGACAAGCGTGTCGTCGCGCACCAACACCGCGCGCGTGCGGCCGCGCGCGTCGACGAAGGTTTTCGTAGGGTGCTTGATGCGGCCCTTGGCCTTGCCGCCGAGATTGTCGAGATCGACGCTCGTCCGAAACTCCGCCCCCTCGACGAGCGGCGAGCCCGCTTCGATCAAAGACCAATAGACGGAGAGAACCGTCTCTATGCCCTCGCCGAGAAACCAGCGCCTCGGTTCGTCGCCGCCGGAGACCATGCGGATCGAACCGCCCTTGAGCGAGCCGCGCACCTTCTTCGCCGGCAGCATCATGCCGGTTTCCGGATCGACCGTTTCCGCCTTGCCCCTGGGCGCGTCGAGATCGATCCAGGTGACATGCACGCCCGTAAAGCGCCCGTCGACGCCTTCGATCGCCGAAATCATCGCCGGGCCCTTGCGGGCGATACAGCGCTTCGTTTCGTTCCAAAGCTCCATTTCCGGCGCGAAGCGCAGGCGTGACGAAGGGTGAGGGCGAATCCGCCGCTTTTCGAGATAGGCCTCGACGGGCGTGCCGGAGAGCTGGAGAGATCGCCGCCAAAATCCCCAGGCGCGGCGACGCTCGGCTTCGCGAAAAACATTGCGTTCATGCGCGCGCCGCTCTTCCTCGGCGATACGCTCTTCCTCGCGCCTGGCGAGCTGCGCCTCGCGCTCGCGCCGCTCTTCAAACGTTTCGCTGGCCTCGCGCCCCGGCGGCGGCCGCCCTGTCACGGCCTCGCACGCGCCGACGAAATCGAGCCCGTCGATATGTTGCGCAAGTGCAATCGCGTCGCCAGAAAAGCCCGACACGCGGCAGTTCCACACATTCTTGCGCGTGTTCACGGAGAAGCGATCCTGCCCGCCGCATCCGGGGCAAGGTTGCCCCGCATCACCCGGTCTGATTTTGATCCCGCGCAGCGTGCAATAGCTCGCGACGCTCACGCGACGCGCTTCTTCGATCCAGTCTCGCCAAGCGAGATCATGTGCGATGGTCATGCAGACTCGCTTTCTTGGCTTGCGCGCACGCCGCGCCATAGCTGGGCTCGACGCCGCGCTTTTTCGCGTTGCTGAGCAATTGATCGATCAAATTCCCACTGGAGAGATCGAGCGCGTCGGCGCATTGAATCGCCGTCAGCCCCAGTCGGCGCAGCGCCACGGCGACGCGCTGCTTCTCGGTCAGGCCGTCGAATTCCGCGTCGCTCAATTGCTCGGCGATAATCGTCGCGATGGCGGCGCGATCGAGCGGCCCGCGCTGGAGCCGACGCCGCACTTCGTCGAGCGGCAAGACCTTGCGTGCGATATCGTTCATTGTCGCTCCCCATCGATCGCATCGAGGACATGGCCGGCGAGCCCTTGCGGGCGGCCTTCGCCGTCGCGCGAGATCGCGCTCGCCAGTTGCGCGGCTGCTGCCCCATGCTGCAGGGCGAGCGAAAGCAACAGCCCCGTGTCGCGCGCCAAATGGTCGAACAGCGTCGTTGTCTTGACGGCGCTGATGAAAACTTCCGCCAGCCGGCCATTGTCGAAGCGGCCATAGGTGACGCGGAAACTTTGGCCTTCGAAAAAGGTCTCAAAGCTCTCGCCCGCGCGGCGGCAGGGGAGGGGCTCGCGACGCCCTTGCGCGTGAATCTCGTCAGCCAAGATGCCTCCGATGTTCTCCGCATGCCCAGATGATGCTTTCCGGCCGACGCACGTCGCCCTTGCCGAAAGGCCCAAAGGCGCCGCAGATGACGCAACGATGCGGCGCCGGCGCGAGGGTGCGCGGTACAGTTCGCGGCGCAACGCGCGGCTTGCCCGGCGCGCGCCGAGGGACCGGAACAAAGAGATCGAGATCGCGTTGCATCTTCGCCCCTCTGGAAACGACCCGGGCCGCGACTTTTATCAGCCGCCCGCCGCGGCCCGGCACTCGACGCTACACGCAACGAAACAAGCGCGAGTCGCTGCGCTACGCCGCGCGCCTCACCTTCTTGCGCCGCTCAACGATCGCACGTAGCGCCGCGAGGTGCGCTTCAATCTCGCAAGCATCGATGAAATCAGCGTCGCTATGTCCCGCGCGCGCAATAGCCAGATCATTTTCGAGCTTTCCGATTTCGCGTTCGGCGGCGCGGATGTATTCGCGGCGGGCTTTTTCATAGAGTTTTACACGGATGTCCTTCAGGCGGCCGCGGAACAGATTTTCCAGCGTTCCGGGCGCTTCCTGCATGCGCGCCGCGAGCAGCGGGCGCGCTTCGTCGCGCGTCACGCCGAGCAGCTTGGCTTCGCTCGCCTCGGCGAAATCGAGCCAATTGCGCGCGCGAATTTCGAACCCTTCCACGATGGACATTTTATCCATTCCCTCTGGACGCATCGACGCTCACTCCCATGCGATTAGAGACGCATGGGGGAGATGACGAACACTCACTCACTGAGCCCCGGCGATTGCGGCGCCGCGGTTAGGCATTTGAGCGCGCGGGACCGTAGTTCCGCGCGCTTCTCATTCAGACCTTCGAGATGCTGTACGAACTCCTCGAATTCGCCCGCGATCTCGCCGACGAAATCCGCTTCCTCTTCCGCATCGGCACGGTCCAGAATGGATCGCAGGTCGGAGAGATCGCGCGTGACGCGCACGGCGATATCAGACGCCGAGGCGAGCAGATCGCCGGCGTCAGGTGCGATCGTGCCGTTCATTGCGCGGCCTCCTCAGTCCCGGCGGGCATGGCGGGTGCATCGTTCTTGAAGAGGAAGAAATCGTTCGGCGTCACAGCCCCTTCGGTTGCGGCATAGATGCGTTCGAGAATTTCTTTTTTTGGGAAGCGATCGCCTTGGGCGTACCGCGTGACGGCGGCCTGCGAGATTCGGATCAGCCTACCGAAATCGGCATGCGTGATGTCGTTTTTGGTGAGGTAATCGGCGAGCTTCATGCACATAAAATACCAGACTGGAATAATTATGCAAGAGCAATATACCATTATGGCGTTAGACTGGCGCAAGGGTGCCAATTACCATTTCGGTATGAACGCGCTCAAAAAAATCCGCGAAACGAAAGGCGTCTCTCAGGCGAGGCTGGCCGAGTTGGCCGGCACGACGCAGCCACAGATTAACAGGCTTGAGGCCGCGAAGCGGAAGCTGACGAAGGAATGGGCTGAGCGCCTAGCGCCACATCTCGGCGTCAAGCCAGTTGAGTTGCTATTCGGCTCTGAAGATGAGGCGTCACCGCAAGCGACCGGCGAGGTCGTGAACTCTGACGGGGAAAAAATCACTCTACCAGAGGGTGCCATCGGCGAGGTTGATTCCAGGGCGGGGCTTGGCGGAGGCCAGCACGTGCCGGAGGCTTTCGAGGCTACCGATGAAGGGTGGCGCGTCGTTGACGCTATGAAGCCAGAGCCGTGGATTCTCCCCCCGAGTTTCGTGCGGAGCGGGTTCCGCGCACCTATCTCAAGCATTATTGCTATGACGACGCAGGGTGAGAGCATGGCGCCTACGATCAATCACGGTGATGTGGTCTTTATCGACACGACGCATCAGCGGATTTCGCCGCCGGGCCTTTACGCCATGCGCGACATTTATGGTGAGATCATAGTTAAACGACTTGAGGCTTTCAGAGAAAAAGGGGAGGCCATGGTCAGGATCGAATCGGACAATCCCTCACATGGGGAACGCTTTGAGCGTATCGCCGATATCCAGATAGTCGGACGAATTTGCGGGATGATGAAGCTGGTATAGGGACGGTAATGGGCTGGCAGGGACAACATAACCGAGACGAAGCCGACGAGGCCGAATGGCGCAAGCTGCCGTTGCGTCAGCGTTATGACTGGCCGAGCCTCGCTCTGTTTGGGGCCTTCCTGGGTGGTTTCGTCTATGCGCTTTGGCAGCGTGAGTGACTAGCCGCCCCAGGACCACGGGGCGATCATGATAAATTGTCTAAGGCGGGTATTGTGAGACTCTGAAATGATCTGAAATGTGTCAGGCTGAAATTCCGGCCCGGAATACGTCGCCGCGCAACTGATCCCCGCTTCGGGCGTCGACCGACCAAATATTTTATGCAGAAGCGACAATGGAGTTGGCGACCGGTGTTCGAGCATCCTCAAATACAAGTCTATGCGTTCGAGGGAATACCCGTTGATCAGGACCTGTGCCTGATGGACGAGAAGTGGATGGTAGAATTCGAGGCCGCGCTGATAAAGTCATTAGACGACGAGGGCGACAGCGCATATTCGGTGGGGTATTATTCAGCGGCAATCGCCAGAGCCTTAGACTGCGATCATATTGAATTGTCTTGGTATCCCAACCGAATCGATCGCTTTCATCAGATCCGCGTCACGCTCCCGCGCTCGGCATTCATTACGTGTATAGCGAGCTGGCAATATGATTATGACCCGGTGATTTTCGTCCGTGGCGATTGGCTGTGCAGTCTACATCTTCGATCGCATTCAATATTCGCGCTCGTTGATGCTATAAACGTGAAAAAGGCACTCGCCAGTGGCGTTCTGACCCGCTCGAAGCTGATCGAGCTACGGGACCGCATCGATGAGATTGCCGCGAAAAACCCCTCCGTCGCCTTCATGTCCTTTGCCGACAGCATACTATTGAAAAGCAATTACTTCGTGGGTCAATATGATAGCGGCACTAAGTATACGTATGAGCCAGAGAGGATTCTTTGGCTCCTACCCGAGATAAGGTCTGCCTATGCCGGCGTGTTGGGACTGGATATATATGCAGTCATCACGCAAGGTGGAAATGAATATTATGATGATGCGTTAATGCATCTTTCGAGAAGTGGAAACCATTTCTCTTTCAACAGTCTTGGCCTTCCATTTGCACAGACTCAGGCGATAGAGCATAGCGCGCGCAGCAATTAGGAAAAAAGCACACGATCCAGCAGGCGCCTATCTGGACGAGACTGTTTATCACTCGCTGCGTTTCAAGAGCGGGTTCGAAAAAAATAAGAGACCAAAGTTCCCCTACGAATTCGCTATGGTAACGGGGTCAAGCTATTATTACCCCGTTAGCTTCGAGTTGCTGTCTGATAGTCTAGAACCATCCGCATAAAGATCGTAGGCCTTCTGCCTCGATCGTTCATCTCACACTCGGGGCTTAAGAACCGCGCCCCTAGAGAGCAGGCTAAATAATCGCCTGGTCATTAAAACTCGACCCGATTCTAACCGGTATTTTCGCGCTAGCTAGCTCGACTGGGCCTAGGGGGAGGTCTTCCTCCTTTTGTCTTTTCGCCGGAACGCCAAGCTCCATGCCATAATGGCATTGACAGAAAAAACCAAAATGGTATCGTCTCTCCACGACTGCCAGTAAATTCCGCTGCAGCCTGGAGGACTAAGATGCACATTCTGACCGACAACCAGTTCGTGACGTTTCTTGTCACTACGCCCTGCCTCATCCTCGCCGCCGGCTTTGCCGCGGGGCAGTGGCTATTCCGCGATCTCCTCACTCACGCCGAATAGGACCGGGGCGCCATTTGCCGCTCGGCCGGCGACAAGCCTCTTTCAGTCGCTCATCAATACAAGCGCGAAAGCGAAAGACCATTTCGCAAATCGGATTTTCCAATGACCACAACGCTCCCCCTTTCGAGCATCACGCGCATTTCGCCGCTCAATCCACGACGCGGAACAGACGACGTCGCCCAGCTCGCCGCAACATTCGCCGCAATTGGCCTCAAGCAGGATTTGATCGTTTGGCCGACGCCGGGGAAGCCCGGCGAATATGAAGTGCTCGACGGCGGCCGCCGCTGGCGGGCGTTGACGCAGCTTGCCGCCGAGGGCGGTCCGGCGCCACGCGGCTTAGGCGATTTCGACGCCATTCCGGTCGAGATACATGAAGGCGACGAAGCCTCGGCGCGCCTTGTCGCGCTCGCCGTTTCCACGACTTCGCGCTCCTTGCATCCCGTCGACGAATATGAGGCCTTCTCCGAGCTTGTCTACGCGGGCATGCGTCTCGCCGATGTCGCCAAGGTCTTTCACGAAACCGAAAAGCATGTCCGCCAGCGCCTGGCGCTCGCGGCGCTCGCCCCGCGCGTGCGGGAAATGTGGCGCAAGGGCGAGATGTCGCGCGAGGCGGCGGAGGCCTACACAATCGCGCCGCTGGAGGCGCAGGAGGCGCTGCTCGACGATTGGGCCGCGCGTGCGCCCCACAAGCTCGATGAC
This window encodes:
- a CDS encoding terminase TerL endonuclease subunit: MGAPARRVEQTALTAAWNFAVPDWRERIREGRSLIPDLPIFRDQADRAVAVFNRLRLADVKDNPTMESASGQWFREIAAALLGSVSPQTLHRMVPELFALVPKKNSKTTGGALLMLAALILNERPNAAFLFVAPTKLIAELSFNQALGAIALDPYLSGRFHVQNHIKKITDSKTGGFLQIKSFDPNVLTGTKPVGALIDEVHLIGTAPEADRVIRQLRSGMISQPEAFLAFITTQSERPPAGVFKRELTRARDVRDGRRADALLAVLYEFPEEIGRAKKNADGAYPWEDPALWPMVTPNLGRSITIPRLYALYQTAKQDGEAELIGWASQHLNIEVGLGLRSDRWVGADHWADAGLPGLTLETLIERCDVAVVGIDGGGLDDLLGLGVIGRDRETREWLAWGHAFAFRAALARRKSISQELTTFETEGDLTIVETLGEDVKGLVAIVRRLADAGLLPDKAAIGLDPAGVGAIVDALAEAGIDDDQICGVSQGYKLMGPMKTLERKLADASFWHTGSGLLAWAVSNAKVELKGNAALITKAASGTAKIDPLMALFDAAALMSMNPEPSAARQPSIYEEQEMRVLRIGG
- a CDS encoding phage terminase small subunit P27 family; translated protein: MVNRVARALWVKLHEELASIRFLQSTDYNALGRYVQYMAEWISLTDTLEKEGHSYKTSSEHVEELVRPRPEFRMRKDIEACLASLEDRLGLNPRYRFAITQALLATKAPPPPGQADLPLAGDDDAAETAIDAKSEWERLLGASNRPH
- a CDS encoding HNH endonuclease, translated to MLPSDGGANAAHYQSAAHKAWAAEVKQRDGHRCVECGAHGHGVRLIADHVVEIEDGGARLDPNNGQTLCAPCSNRKTAKAKAARRAR
- the nusG gene encoding transcription termination/antitermination protein NusG, whose translation is MAQTARANDVNRKFWEQAEQEPAWYVVEAIEGKEFELSIALEAAFMGSAEVLHLVEVVRTTRRIMAGGVMRRAASVRKVSRFGPLIFLRVAMTKGLCEKIFHMPLAAGVVRCKDGERPVVVSAEMIEFYKKSDSFGTAVMAMQIAVGDTVEVTQGPAIGWKGVVERVDNRRSLILDTSKFGGSAPLFVEAGHVALVVQCRKRPIEPDVKLRQRKRA
- a CDS encoding DUF5906 domain-containing protein, whose protein sequence is MGKDDIVQVVEGAEILAFPGARKAALASGNAAAAPGDAQAQNGGDAEPPENDAPPPEDGDDGPRDFIDEFNCEWCFVLMGSRAVVIREMPDAPIEDRTRVLSVDAFKAYFQNQFRPVLKRERQEDGSYQTVRRYVSVAPYWLKHARRRTYDGIEFFPDPNNAPGTKGYFNLWRGFSVSPDRQTPAKERWKKYFTFQDHVKANICDSDYRIYRWVWHWFAHLVQRPRERIGTAIVLRGKMGTGKTVVGDVIGSLFASHYFLVDDPRYLVGQFNAHMGSCILLQVDEGIWAGDKAAEGRLKGLVTAPKQMIEAKGVDPIRLDNYVRLLFSSNESWVVPAGMDERRFACFDVAEHWKEDHGRFAKLYAELNDGGREALLADLLEVDLDAPDAPNLRVIPKTAALLEQKIRSLDPIAAWWLQRLEDGAQTHRAGAWREKVPAATLFNDYLRTNERIGVRRKASETEFGIALRRLVPGVERVRSVEEVEVWDEETLKTVQVTRRVWCLRFPSLGQCKRSFDAALKQAFPWGEAVPDEEAELDAS
- a CDS encoding DNA primase, producing MTIAHDLAWRDWIEEARRVSVASYCTLRGIKIRPGDAGQPCPGCGGQDRFSVNTRKNVWNCRVSGFSGDAIALAQHIDGLDFVGACEAVTGRPPPGREASETFEERREREAQLARREEERIAEEERRAHERNVFREAERRRAWGFWRRSLQLSGTPVEAYLEKRRIRPHPSSRLRFAPEMELWNETKRCIARKGPAMISAIEGVDGRFTGVHVTWIDLDAPRGKAETVDPETGMMLPAKKVRGSLKGGSIRMVSGGDEPRRWFLGEGIETVLSVYWSLIEAGSPLVEGAEFRTSVDLDNLGGKAKGRIKHPTKTFVDARGRTRAVLVRDDTLVAPQDDWRVIYVPPSVEELILLGDGDSDPFTTRLALLRGAKRFSREYPSLTIKLAMSKEGADFNDMRMRALEGEAA
- a CDS encoding helix-turn-helix transcriptional regulator yields the protein MKLADYLTKNDITHADFGRLIRISQAAVTRYAQGDRFPKKEILERIYAATEGAVTPNDFFLFKNDAPAMPAGTEEAAQ
- a CDS encoding XRE family transcriptional regulator: MQEQYTIMALDWRKGANYHFGMNALKKIRETKGVSQARLAELAGTTQPQINRLEAAKRKLTKEWAERLAPHLGVKPVELLFGSEDEASPQATGEVVNSDGEKITLPEGAIGEVDSRAGLGGGQHVPEAFEATDEGWRVVDAMKPEPWILPPSFVRSGFRAPISSIIAMTTQGESMAPTINHGDVVFIDTTHQRISPPGLYAMRDIYGEIIVKRLEAFREKGEAMVRIESDNPSHGERFERIADIQIVGRICGMMKLV